One segment of Ipomoea triloba cultivar NCNSP0323 chromosome 12, ASM357664v1 DNA contains the following:
- the LOC115998971 gene encoding inositol-3-phosphate synthase has product MFIESFKVESPNVQYADGEIHSVYSYETTELVHENRNGTYQWIVKPKTVKYEFKTDTHVPKLGVMLVGWGGNNGATLTGGVIANREGISWATKDKVQQANYFGSLTQASSIRVGSFNGEEIYAPFKSLLPMVNPDDVVFGGWDISSMNLADAMARAKVFDIDLQKQLRPYMESMVPLPGIFDPDFIAANQGSRANNVIKGTKKQQVEQVIKDIKEFKEKTKVDKVVVLWTANTERYSNVVVGLNDTMENLLAALDRNEAEISPSTLYAIACVMENVPFINGSPQNTFVPGLIDLAIRRNSLIGGDDFKSGQTKMKSVLVDFLVGAGIKPTSIVSYNHLGNNDGMNLSAPQTFRSKEISKSNVVDDMVASNGILYEPGEHPDHVVVIKYVPYVGDSKRAMDEYTSEIFMGGKSTIVLHNTCEDSLLAAPIILDLVLLAELSTRIQLKSEEEAKFHSFHPVATILSYLTKAPLVPPGTPVVNALSKQRAMLENIMRACVGLAPENNMILEYK; this is encoded by the exons ATGTTCATCGAGAGCTTTAAGGTTGAGAGCCCCAATGTCCAGTACGCTGACGGGGAGATTCACTCCGTTTACAGCTATGAAACCACTGAGCTTGTTCATGAGAACAGGAATGGCACTTATCAGTGGATTGTCAAGCCCAAGACTGTCAAATATGAATTCAAAACTGATACCCATGTCCCCAAACTTGG GGTTATGCTGGTTGGTTGGGGAGGAAACAATGGGGCTACCCTGACTGGTGGTGTCATTGCTAACAGAGA GGGGATTTCTTGGGCTACCAAGGATAAGGTGCAGCAAGCCAATTACTTTGGCTCCCTCACCCAAGCTTCTTCAATCAGAGTTGGGTCTTTCAATGGAGAAGAGATCTATGCCCCTTTCAAGAGCCTTCTCCCCAtg GTGAACCCAGATGATGTTGTGTTTGGGGGATGGGACATTAGCAGCATGAACCTTGCAGATGCCATGGCAAGGGCCAAGGTTTTTGACATTGATCTTCAAAAGCAGTTGAGGCCCTACATGGAGTCCATGGTCCCACTCCCTGGAATCTTTGACCCAGATTTCATTGCTGCCAACCAAGGCTCACGTGCCAACAACGTGATCAAAGGAACCAAGAAACAACAAGTTGAACAAGTCATCAAGGACATCAA GGAGTTTAAGGAGAAGACTAAGGTAGACAAGGTTGTTGTCCTGTGGACTGCCAACACTGAGAGATACAGTAATGTGGTTGTTGGGCTTAATGATACCATGGAAAACCTCTTGGCTGCTTTGGACAGAAATGAGGCTGAGATCTCTCCCTCTACCCTCTATGCCATTGCCTGTGTTATGGAGAATGTTCCTTTCATCAATGGCAGCCCACAGAACACTTTTGTCCCAG GGCTCATTGATTTGGCCATCAGGAGGAACAGTTTGATTGGTGGAGATGACTTCAAGAGTGGTCAGACCAAGATGAAATCAGTCCTGGTTGATTTCCTAGTCGGAGCTGGTATCAAG CCAACATCCATTGTCAGCTACAACCATTTGGGTAACAATGATGGCATGAACCTATCTGCCCCTCAAACTTTCCGCTCCAAGGAGATCTCCAAAAGCAATGTTGTTGATGACATGGTGGCCAGCAATGGCATCCTCTATGAACCCGGTGAACATCCCGACCATGTTGTTGTGATCAAG TACGTGCCATATGTGGGAGACAGCAAGCGTGCAATGGACGAGTACACATCCGAGATTTTCATGGGTGGCAAGAGCACCATAGTTCTTCACAACACTTGCGAGGATTCACTCCTCGCAGCTCCCATCATCTTGGATTTGGTCCTACTCGCTGAGCTCAGCACCCGCATCCAGCTCAAATCTGAGGAAGAG GCAAAGTTCCACTCTTTCCACCCCGTGGCTACGATTCTCAGTTACCTCACCAAAGCTCCTTTG GTACCACCGGGCACGCCAGTGGTGAATGCGCTGTCGAAGCAGCGTGCAATGCTGGAGAACATAATGAGGGCTTGTGTCGGGCTGGCGCCGGAGAACAACATGATCTTGGAGTATAAGTGA